The DNA sequence CCGACGGTCGCGGCCCCCCGGACCTGGCGGGAGCTCGCCTCCCCGCAGCTCCGGCAGCTCGAGTACCCGGAGGTGCTCCAGCGACTGAAGCGCCGGGGCGATCTGCTCGCCGGGCTCGACGGCGAGCAGGCGGACCGGGGCAGCGTCGGTGCCGTGCGCGTGCCCGCGCCGCAGCCGAAGCCCGCGTCGCACCCGAAGCCCGCGTCGCACCCGAAGCCCGCGTCGCGCGCGACGGGGGCGCCCCCCTCCCCCATGCTCGCGACGCTCGGATCGGCCGCGGATGTCGGCGACGAGGACGAGTGGGCGTTCGAGATGAAGTGGGACGGCATCCGTGCGATCGCCGAGGTGCGTTCCGGGAACCTCCGCCTGACGACCCGCAACGGCAACGACGTCACCGTCGCCTACCCCGAGCTCGGCGATCTGGTCGAGCTGGCGGCGGGCCACGAGCTCGTGCTCGACGGCGAGATCGTCACGCTGAACGCGCAGGGACGGCCCGACTTCGGCATCCTCCAGACCCGCATGGGGCTCACCCGCCCGGCCGACGTGAAAGCGGCGGTGAAGCGGGCTCCTGTCCACTACCTGGCGTTCGACCTCCTGGAGGCCGACGGCGACGATCTGACGAAGGAGCCCTACGACGTGCGCCGCGCCCGGCTGACGGAGGTGCTCCGGCCACCGAAGAACGACGCCGTGCAGGTCCCTCCGGCGTTCGACGGCGACCTGAAGGACGCCATCGCCTCGAGCCGGACCCTCGACCTCGAGGGCGTCATGGCGAAGCGGCGCGACAGCACCTACACGCTCGGACGGCGGTCGCGCTCGTGGATCAAGATCAAGCACAAGAAGACCCAGGAGGTGGTCATCGGCGGCTGGACGCCCGGCAACGGCCGTCGCGCGAGCACGATCGGCGCGCTCCTCCTCGGGCTCCCGGACGGGGACGGTCTCCGCTACGTCGGCAAGGTCGGGACCGGTTTCAGCGACCGGGTGCTCGACGACCTCCTGACGAAGCTCTCCGCGCTCGAGCAGGACGCGCCTCCCCTCGCGCGGGTGCCGTCCGCCGACGCCCGCGGCGCGCACTGGACCCGTCCCGAGCTCGTCGGCGAGGTCGAGTTCGCCGAGTGGACCGGTCCCGGGAGGCTGCGTCAGCCCACGTGGCGCGGGCTCCGGCCCGACAAGCTGCCGGAGCAGGTCGTGCGGGAGGGATGAGCTCCGACGCTCAGAGCCGCGGTGCGTAGACCTTGAGCGCGGCACCCCGGACCGTCAGCCGCAGGCGCTTCGGCTCCCCCGGCGTGTCGACTGAAGCCTCCCCGTCGTGCGCATAGCCCGGATCGTCGGCGCGCGCTTCGATCGTGATCTCGTCGGTCGTGAAGGCGTCGAGAGCCGGCGGTCCCTGGAGGAACGGCATGCGCGCGGCGAACGAGTCGGTGCGGCCTCCGAATGCCAGGGCCAGCGCGCCCCGGGTCCGCGGGCGCCCGTCGGCGAACAGGATGCGGACGTCGAGCAGGTCGTCGTCGAGGCGCCGGCGCTCGATCGGCGCGACCGTGATCGGGTAGTACCGGTCGACTCCGACGAAAACCGACCAGACCTTGCGTCGCCGCCCGTCGATCTCCACGTCCAGCGGGTCCCTCCGGCGGACGACCCGGATGGCGGCCACCAGCGCGGCGAGCGGCTTGCCGAGCCGCCCCTCGCGCTTCTCGCGTTCGGCCACGAACGACGGGTAGATGCCCACGGAGGCGGTGTTGAGCACCGTGACCCGCTTCCCGGTGCCGAACTCGAGGTCGGCGACGTCCACGGCCCGGCCGGTCCCGTCGGCGAGCGCCGTCAGCGCGTCATCGACCCTGTCGAGCAGGAGCGCCTTGGCGAAATGGTTGAAGGTGCCTCCGGGGACGACGAGGAGCGGGAGACCCGCCTCCCGCGCCTGGTGAGCCATGGCGCCGACCGAGCCGTCTCCTCCCCATGCTCCGAGGATGCGCGGCGGGTCGGCGGAGGTCAGCTGCGTGCGGACGAGTTCCCCGATGTCGTCACCGTCGCGGAGGGCGTGCACGCGCGCCCGGGGAAGCCGCTCGGCGAGGATCGGGAGCGGGTCGGGGCGCCCGAGGCCGCGGCCGGACGCGGGGTTGACGACGATGAAGAGGCCCTCTCCGTCCGCGGAGGCGGGGAGCTCGATCACCTCCGAGGTCGGCGCCTCGCGGGGTCCCGGGCCGGTCGGGGCCGGTGCGAGCGCCTTGAGCGCCAGGGCGGCGCCCGCGCCGATGGCGGCTCCGCCGGCGACATCGGAGAGCCAGTGCGCCCCGGTGTGGAGGCGCGAGTAGCCGACCCCGGCCGCGATCGGCGCGAGCGCCGCGCCCGCCGCGGGCCACTCGAGCGCCACGCCCGTTGCGAAGGCGGCCGCGCTCGCGGTGTGCCCCGAGGGGAACGACGGCGAGGTCGGCGAGCGGTGGTGCCTGCGGCTGATCGGGATGGAGGTGAGGGCCGGGCGGTCGCCGCCCACCAGCCGCTTGCCGACGAGGTTCGCGATCAGGCTGGCGGCGCCGAGCGACGCGAGACCCCGCGCCGCGGCCCGCGGGCGGCCCATCACCGTCAGGACCGCAGCGACGGCGAACCAGAGCCTCCCGTGGTCGGCGATGCGCGTGAGGAGCAGCCAGAAGGAGTCGCTCCCTGGCCCCGTGCGCCGGGCGTTGATGCGCCGGGCGACGGCCTCGTCGGCGCGCTCGATCCGCTTCGGCAGAGGGATGCGCCGACGGCCGGCGAACGCCCCTCCCGCTCGGTGGCGGTGCCTGCTGCCTCTACGGTGCCCTGATGCGGCCATGCCGCCAATGTACGCGCCCGGTGCGCGGTAGGATCGTCGTCGTGAGCACGCACCTGACCGCACCCCGACCGATCGAGACCCGGCGCCCGCTCGAGGCCGACGACGAGCACGGCTCGCTGGTCCGCAGCCTCAGCACCACGATCCCCACGATGGTCGGCAACCCGCTCGTGACCGTGATCGTCCTCGTCTCGCTCGTGCTCGGCGTCTGGAGCCTGGTGGCGACGTGGACGGGCAACGCCGGCTCGTTCCTCCCCCTGTTCCAGGTGACGGTCGCGGCCACCGTGGTGTGCCTCAACGCGCTCTACGCGCGCCGCACCTTCAGCTACGTGATCACCCTCATCGGCGCGATCCTCTGGCTCTGGGTGTCGGTGACCCCGTTCGTGCCGTTCCTCCAGGTGCTCCTCCAGGCGCTCACCGTGACCATCATGGTCGCGGGCGTCGTGTTCTCCACCGCGGCGGTGCGGCTCAGCAAGCAGCCGCGCTTCTGAGCACCCCGCCCTCCCCGGAGAGCGCGGAGCTCGCGCCGGCGCGTCGCGGCCACGTCGTCGACCTCTCGCCGCTGCGGGACTCGCCGCCCTTCGCCCGGCTGTGGCTGGGAGGCGCGATCTCGGGCATCGGCGGCCAGATGACCGTCGTCGCCGTGGGGCTGCACATCTACGCGCTCACGCGCTCGACGCTCGCGGTCTCCTTCGTCGCCCTGTTCGCCCTGGTGCCGATGATCGTCTTCGGCCTGTACGGGGGCGTGCTCGCCGACGCGTTCGACCGCCGGCGCGTCGCCATCGTGACGGCTCTCGTGGCCTGGGCGTCGACGGCGGGGATCGCCGCCTTCGCCTGGCTGCACATCACCGTCGTCTGGCCCCTGTACGTCCTCACCACGCTGAACGCGGTGGCGACGGTCATGATCGGCGCGACGCGCCAGGCGATCACGCCGCGGCTGCTGCCCGCCCGGCTCCTTCCCGCGGCGAGCGCCCTGAACGGCATCAGCATGGGCGTGATGGTGACGGTCGGGCCGGCCCTGGCCGGCGTCCTGGTCGCGACCGTCGGCATCGCTTGGACCTACTCGGTCGACGTGGTGCTGTTCACCGCCGCTTTCCTCGGCATCTTCACGCTGCCCTCCATCGTCCCGGAGGGCGAGCGGCAGAGCGCCGGACTGCGCTCGGTCCTCGACGGTCTCCGGTTCCTGCGCACGGCACCGAACCTCTCGATGACCTTCGTGCTCGACGTGATCGCCATGACGCTCGGGCAGCCGCGCGCGCTGTTCCCGGCGGTCGGTGCCCTGCTGATCGGAGGGGGCGCTGTCACCGTGGGAATCCTGACGGCCGCCTTCGCGGTCGGCGTGCTGCTGTCCAGTGTCTTCTCCGGTCGCCTCGGCCATGTGCGCCGCCAGGGACTGGCGGTGGAGCGCTCCATCGTCGTCTACGGCGCGGCCATCCTCGGGTTCGGCGGCGTGCTGGCGGTGGCCGCGTTCACCGGGCCGTCCGCCGATCCGTCGCTCACCGGGGCGAACACCGCGGCCCTCGTGGCGGCGACCCTCCTGCTCGCGGTCGCCGGTGCGGCCGACAACATCAGCTCGATCTTCCGGATGACGATCCTGCAGGCCTCGGCTCCCGATGTGATGCGGGGTCGGCTGCAGGGCGTGTTCACGGTGGTGGTGACGGGCGGCCCGCGTCTCGGCGACCTCTACGTCGGCGTGCTCGCCCTGACCGGCGTGCTGTGGTTCCCGCCCCTCCTCGGCGGCCTGCTGATCGTCGCGCTGGTCTCGGCGATCGTGCGGGTCCAGGGGAGCTTCCGGCGGTACGACGCGCTGGCGCCGACTCCCTGAGGCGGAGGATCAGCGGGTCCGGATGCGCCGCGCCACTCGCGGATAGTCCACGACGATGCCGTCCGCGTCCACGGTGAGATCGGCCACGAAGCCGCCGTCCGGGCTCCGGTAACGGACGACGCCCCTCCCGGCCGCGGCGTCGAACGGCTCGCTGGAACTGTATACCTGGCGTGAGGCGCGGACCGCCAGCGACGGCAGGTCGACCCACGCGGCGACGATGGCGGTCTCGGGCAGGACGTCGTCGAGGGCGCCGAGCCGGCGGATCGGCATGGTGTTGGTCACCGGGCACAGCGCGAGGTCGCAGTCCAGCGCGTCCGCGAGCCTCGCGGCGTCCGGCTCCGGCAACCCGGGCGCCTCCATCGTCCGCTCGCCGAACCGGTCATCGCCCTGCGCGCTCTGCTCGCTCGACCAGCCGTTCCGGCCGTCGCGGACGAGTACGAGCCGACGGGTGAACCCTCGGCCCGACACTGTGACGTCGAGGCGCCGGGTCTCCCAGCCGGGTCCGGTCTCGAGCGCCCACGCCACGACGTAGTCGGTGGTGCGCGAGGTCCCGAGCGCGTCGAGCCGGTCGGCCGCGAGCGTGACCGTCGCCGCCTCGAGCCGCTCGGGATCCTCGTCGCCGATCCATTCCACGTGCCGAACCGCCCCGCGCATCGCGTCGCCTCTCCTCTGCGGATGGATGAGCGGTGCCCGCTGCCGCGGGCCCGCAGGAGGCACGATACGCGTGAGGCCGCCCGGCGGCACTGCCGGATCGGCTGCGTCGTCAGGCCACCCGGGCCCGCAGCGGGACCGGCGCCTCCGGGCCCGTGTACCGCGAGGACGGGCGCACGATCTTCCCGTCCGCGGCCTGTTCGAGGACGTGGGCCGTCCAGCCGACGACCCGGGCGGCGGCGAAGGTCGGTGTGAACAGCGAGCGCGGGATCCCGCACTGCTCCATGACGACGCCGGCGTAGAACTCGACGTTGGTGTGGAGCTCGCGGCCGGGCTTCAGCTCGGCGAGCACGTCGAGGATGCGCCGCTCCGCCTCCATCGCGAACGCCACCCGGGGGCCGCCGAGCTCCGCCGCGAAGTCGCGGAGCATCCGCGACCGTGGGTCCTCCGTCCGGTAGACCGCGTGGCCGAAGCCCATGACGCGGCCCCCGGACGCCACCGTGGCACGCGCCCACGCGTCGATCCGGTCCGGCGTGCCGATCTCGTCGAGCGCATCGAGCGCGCGGCTGGGCGCCCCTCCGTGAAGCGGACCGGACAGGGCGCCGAGAGCGCCGCAGACGGCGGCCGCGAGGTCCGCGCCCGTCGACGCGATCACGCGTGCGGAGAAGGTGGACGCGTTGAAGCCGTGGTCGATCGCCGCCGTCATGTAGGCGCTCAGTGCGCGTTCGTGGGGCTCGTCAGGGACGGCGCCGGTCAGGAGGTACAGGTAGTTCGCGACATGGCCGAGGTCCGCTCGTGCGGTGCGGGGCTCCTGCCCGGTCGCGTATGCGTGGAGCCGCGCGAGCAGCACGGGCGTGGCGGCAGCGATCCGGATGGCGGCATTCACCCGCGCCTCCGGGGCGGCGTCGTAGAGAGGTTGCAGGCCGTCCGTCGCCGCGAGCGCCGTCAATGCCATCCTGAGCGGGGCGAGGGAGTCGCCTCCCCTCGCGGTCCGCGCGATCCCGGGGAGGAGCCGCTCCACCTCATCGGGGATGCCCCGGGAGGCGGCTATCCGTTCGCGGAAACGGTCGAGTTCGGACAGGCCCGGCAGCTCTCCGAACAGCAGGAGGTACCACGACTCCTCGAACGTCCGCTCGCGGGCGAGGTCCACCGCGGAGTATTGGCGGTAATGGTAGAAGCCCTCGTGACCTCGGACATCGCCGAGTGCTGTCCGGGCGACGACCACATTGGTCAGCCCGCGGGGCACGTCGATCAGGGTGTCGTCCATGCGGGAGGCGTCGATGGTGTCCATGACGCTAGTGTGGGACTGGATCGAAGACTTAGTCAACGTTGATCGGATCAATATGGAGCCCCTTCCGCGCCTCACGGCCGAGCAGACCGCCGAGCGTCTCGGCGTGAAGCTCGAGACGCTGTACGCCTACGTCGCCCGGGGTCGCCTCGCCCGCCGGCGCACCG is a window from the Leifsonia sp. AG29 genome containing:
- the ligD gene encoding non-homologous end-joining DNA ligase, whose protein sequence is MAAQDTEDVEVDGHRLTLTNLDKVMYPETGTTKADVIGYYTAVADAMLPHVRDRIATRKRWVHGVGTADRPGEVFFQKNLDPASTPAWVAQHTVRHKASTNSYPLVNDRATLVWLAQIAALEIHVPQWRVGRGGRHLPPDRLVLDLDPGEGVALTDCAEVARLARAILTDMGLEPFPVTSGSKGIHLYAPLDGSQTADQVAAVAHELARALEADHPDLVVSDMKRSLRAGKVLVDWSQNNGAKTTVAPYSLRGRLRPTVAAPRTWRELASPQLRQLEYPEVLQRLKRRGDLLAGLDGEQADRGSVGAVRVPAPQPKPASHPKPASHPKPASRATGAPPSPMLATLGSAADVGDEDEWAFEMKWDGIRAIAEVRSGNLRLTTRNGNDVTVAYPELGDLVELAAGHELVLDGEIVTLNAQGRPDFGILQTRMGLTRPADVKAAVKRAPVHYLAFDLLEADGDDLTKEPYDVRRARLTEVLRPPKNDAVQVPPAFDGDLKDAIASSRTLDLEGVMAKRRDSTYTLGRRSRSWIKIKHKKTQEVVIGGWTPGNGRRASTIGALLLGLPDGDGLRYVGKVGTGFSDRVLDDLLTKLSALEQDAPPLARVPSADARGAHWTRPELVGEVEFAEWTGPGRLRQPTWRGLRPDKLPEQVVREG
- a CDS encoding bifunctional phosphatase PAP2/diacylglycerol kinase family protein; this translates as MAASGHRRGSRHRHRAGGAFAGRRRIPLPKRIERADEAVARRINARRTGPGSDSFWLLLTRIADHGRLWFAVAAVLTVMGRPRAAARGLASLGAASLIANLVGKRLVGGDRPALTSIPISRRHHRSPTSPSFPSGHTASAAAFATGVALEWPAAGAALAPIAAGVGYSRLHTGAHWLSDVAGGAAIGAGAALALKALAPAPTGPGPREAPTSEVIELPASADGEGLFIVVNPASGRGLGRPDPLPILAERLPRARVHALRDGDDIGELVRTQLTSADPPRILGAWGGDGSVGAMAHQAREAGLPLLVVPGGTFNHFAKALLLDRVDDALTALADGTGRAVDVADLEFGTGKRVTVLNTASVGIYPSFVAEREKREGRLGKPLAALVAAIRVVRRRDPLDVEIDGRRRKVWSVFVGVDRYYPITVAPIERRRLDDDLLDVRILFADGRPRTRGALALAFGGRTDSFAARMPFLQGPPALDAFTTDEITIEARADDPGYAHDGEASVDTPGEPKRLRLTVRGAALKVYAPRL
- a CDS encoding MFS transporter — its product is MSTPPSPESAELAPARRGHVVDLSPLRDSPPFARLWLGGAISGIGGQMTVVAVGLHIYALTRSTLAVSFVALFALVPMIVFGLYGGVLADAFDRRRVAIVTALVAWASTAGIAAFAWLHITVVWPLYVLTTLNAVATVMIGATRQAITPRLLPARLLPAASALNGISMGVMVTVGPALAGVLVATVGIAWTYSVDVVLFTAAFLGIFTLPSIVPEGERQSAGLRSVLDGLRFLRTAPNLSMTFVLDVIAMTLGQPRALFPAVGALLIGGGAVTVGILTAAFAVGVLLSSVFSGRLGHVRRQGLAVERSIVVYGAAILGFGGVLAVAAFTGPSADPSLTGANTAALVAATLLLAVAGAADNISSIFRMTILQASAPDVMRGRLQGVFTVVVTGGPRLGDLYVGVLALTGVLWFPPLLGGLLIVALVSAIVRVQGSFRRYDALAPTP
- a CDS encoding putative glycolipid-binding domain-containing protein gives rise to the protein MEWIGDEDPERLEAATVTLAADRLDALGTSRTTDYVVAWALETGPGWETRRLDVTVSGRGFTRRLVLVRDGRNGWSSEQSAQGDDRFGERTMEAPGLPEPDAARLADALDCDLALCPVTNTMPIRRLGALDDVLPETAIVAAWVDLPSLAVRASRQVYSSSEPFDAAAGRGVVRYRSPDGGFVADLTVDADGIVVDYPRVARRIRTR
- a CDS encoding citrate/2-methylcitrate synthase is translated as MDTIDASRMDDTLIDVPRGLTNVVVARTALGDVRGHEGFYHYRQYSAVDLARERTFEESWYLLLFGELPGLSELDRFRERIAASRGIPDEVERLLPGIARTARGGDSLAPLRMALTALAATDGLQPLYDAAPEARVNAAIRIAAATPVLLARLHAYATGQEPRTARADLGHVANYLYLLTGAVPDEPHERALSAYMTAAIDHGFNASTFSARVIASTGADLAAAVCGALGALSGPLHGGAPSRALDALDEIGTPDRIDAWARATVASGGRVMGFGHAVYRTEDPRSRMLRDFAAELGGPRVAFAMEAERRILDVLAELKPGRELHTNVEFYAGVVMEQCGIPRSLFTPTFAAARVVGWTAHVLEQAADGKIVRPSSRYTGPEAPVPLRARVA